In Nakamurella antarctica, the following are encoded in one genomic region:
- the hpt gene encoding hypoxanthine phosphoribosyltransferase, protein MVNGGDPGKAYGYTEEIAATLITSQTLQAKIAELAVAVAADHHNPKPPLLICVLKGAVMFVTDFAMALPIPSELEFMAVSSYGSATSSSGVVRILKDLDGDITGRRVVIVEDIIDSGLTLSWLLKNLQTRGPASIEVVALLRKPDAVKVDVDVRYVGFDIPNEFVVGYGLDYAERYRDMPFVGLLDPKMYL, encoded by the coding sequence ATCGTCAACGGGGGCGATCCGGGCAAAGCGTACGGATACACCGAGGAAATCGCGGCCACTCTTATCACCAGCCAGACGCTGCAAGCCAAGATCGCCGAACTTGCCGTCGCCGTCGCAGCCGATCACCACAACCCCAAGCCGCCCTTGCTGATTTGTGTGCTCAAGGGCGCGGTGATGTTCGTCACCGACTTCGCGATGGCGTTGCCGATTCCGTCGGAGCTGGAGTTCATGGCGGTGTCGTCATACGGCTCGGCCACCTCGTCATCGGGCGTCGTCCGGATCTTGAAGGATCTCGATGGTGACATCACCGGCAGGCGCGTGGTGATCGTCGAAGACATCATCGATTCGGGTTTGACGCTGTCCTGGTTGCTCAAGAACCTGCAGACCCGCGGCCCAGCGTCCATTGAGGTGGTCGCATTGTTGCGGAAGCCGGACGCGGTCAAGGTCGATGTGGACGTACGGTACGTCGGTTTCGACATTCCCAACGAATTCGTGGTCGGTTACGGCCTTGACTACGCCGAGCGCTACCGCGATATGCCCTTCGTGGGACTGCTCGATCCGAAAATGTATCTCTGA
- the tilS gene encoding tRNA lysidine(34) synthetase TilS gives MRKISKAVGRWLDTHLAPGKKVTVACSGGADSLALAAATMAEAPRQGYPVAAVIVDHQLQHGSAARSEQTAAVLREMGYIDVKVATVRVTRDGGMEAAARRARYDALHPLAAGGAILLGHTLDDQAETVLLGLGRGSGARSISGMQAFTKPYGRPLLGLRRIDTEAACAEMDREPWQDPHNVDPAFTRVRLRREVLPLLEEVLGGGVAQALARTADQLREDAQVLDALAVAALQKSVRPTAKGANALDVAQVAEQPVALRRRVLRLWLHMAGVTGITSDHLLRLDRTLMTPQATTSSVRLPGHLDAVAVAGKLELHPAR, from the coding sequence CTGCGCAAGATCAGCAAAGCGGTGGGACGCTGGCTGGATACGCACCTGGCCCCGGGAAAGAAAGTTACTGTTGCCTGTTCGGGCGGAGCGGATTCGCTGGCTCTCGCCGCTGCCACCATGGCGGAAGCGCCACGCCAGGGATACCCGGTGGCCGCCGTCATCGTCGACCACCAGTTGCAACACGGATCCGCTGCCCGTTCTGAACAAACTGCCGCAGTGTTGCGGGAGATGGGCTACATCGACGTAAAAGTAGCCACTGTCCGGGTGACGCGGGACGGTGGAATGGAAGCCGCAGCGCGCAGGGCGCGATATGACGCGCTGCACCCGCTCGCCGCGGGCGGCGCCATCCTGCTCGGCCATACGCTCGATGATCAAGCGGAGACAGTGCTCCTGGGGCTGGGGCGCGGGTCTGGCGCGAGGTCGATCTCAGGTATGCAAGCGTTCACCAAGCCCTATGGACGACCATTGTTGGGCCTTCGCCGCATCGACACCGAAGCCGCCTGCGCAGAAATGGACCGTGAGCCGTGGCAGGACCCACACAACGTCGACCCCGCTTTTACTAGGGTGCGGCTGCGCCGGGAGGTGCTGCCGTTGCTGGAAGAGGTGCTCGGAGGCGGTGTGGCGCAAGCCCTCGCGCGGACCGCCGACCAGCTCCGCGAGGATGCCCAGGTGCTGGACGCACTCGCGGTGGCGGCGCTACAAAAAAGCGTCAGGCCGACCGCGAAGGGCGCCAACGCACTTGACGTCGCGCAGGTTGCCGAACAACCCGTAGCGCTGCGCCGGCGGGTCCTGCGGCTGTGGCTACACATGGCAGGCGTGACAGGGATTACCTCCGACCACCTCCTGCGGTTGGATAGGACCCTGATGACGCCGCAAGCAACCACCAGTTCCGTGCGATTGCCCGGACACTTGGACGCGGTGGCTGTTGCTGGCAAGCTGGAGCTGCATCCAGCGAGATAG
- a CDS encoding zinc-dependent metalloprotease, which yields MPDLGGPDSGATGAGAGPIDWDAAVRIGVKAAPTGPRLSGHTAKHAVDQLRSFSRSAELAVREVTLLGHELPVLDGTVVDRPGWIRATSEGMRVLAQPMTDRLAEQFATDPKRDRDAPGAAKFRVGHSSASTPASSKSTAAAAVPVGTILGFLSGKVLGQYDPFSSVPGSSDPGRLLLVAPNIVKVEREIEADPSDFRMWVCLHESTHRLQFTAVPWMRDYFRGLVAQFAAEQELDSSALLRTMTNALKSRNHTPGLSWIEATQTPAQREVFDKITAMMTLLEGHADYVMDAVGPQVVPSVAQIRKAFSQRRLKSKGPLDRLMRALLGMDLKMKQYVQGGAFVHAAVEQVGMTEFNHIWDSPDTLPTRAETTDPAAWVARVL from the coding sequence GTGCCTGATCTGGGTGGGCCCGACTCGGGGGCTACTGGTGCGGGCGCCGGGCCTATCGACTGGGACGCTGCTGTTCGGATTGGCGTCAAAGCTGCACCCACCGGACCCCGACTTTCCGGTCACACCGCCAAACACGCGGTGGATCAGCTGCGGTCCTTTTCCCGCTCGGCGGAGTTAGCAGTCCGCGAGGTCACCCTGCTCGGACACGAGCTTCCCGTCTTGGACGGCACCGTCGTCGACAGGCCAGGTTGGATCAGAGCGACCTCTGAAGGAATGCGGGTTTTGGCGCAGCCCATGACGGATCGCCTCGCGGAACAGTTTGCCACTGACCCGAAACGCGACCGCGACGCACCTGGCGCAGCTAAGTTCCGCGTGGGCCATTCCAGTGCGAGTACTCCCGCCAGCTCGAAATCCACCGCAGCTGCCGCGGTCCCGGTGGGCACCATTCTCGGTTTCCTCTCGGGGAAGGTGCTGGGCCAATACGATCCGTTTAGCAGTGTCCCGGGCAGTAGCGACCCGGGGCGGCTGCTGCTCGTCGCGCCCAACATTGTGAAGGTCGAGCGGGAGATCGAGGCAGACCCGTCCGATTTCCGGATGTGGGTATGTTTGCACGAAAGCACGCACCGCTTGCAGTTCACCGCGGTGCCGTGGATGCGTGACTACTTCCGTGGTCTCGTGGCGCAATTCGCCGCCGAGCAGGAACTGGACTCCTCCGCGTTGTTGCGAACGATGACCAATGCACTGAAATCGCGCAACCACACTCCTGGCCTCTCGTGGATCGAGGCCACTCAAACACCCGCGCAGCGGGAGGTGTTCGACAAAATCACCGCGATGATGACCCTTCTCGAGGGTCACGCGGACTACGTCATGGACGCAGTTGGCCCACAGGTGGTGCCGAGTGTGGCGCAGATTAGGAAGGCTTTCAGCCAGCGCCGGTTGAAGAGCAAGGGGCCTTTGGACCGGCTGATGCGCGCACTGCTGGGCATGGACTTGAAAATGAAGCAGTACGTCCAAGGCGGCGCCTTCGTGCACGCGGCAGTTGAACAGGTCGGTATGACGGAGTTCAACCACATCTGGGATAGCCCGGACACCCTCCCGACGCGAGCCGAAACCACCGACCCGGCCGCGTGGGTGGCCCGCGTCCTGTGA
- the dacB gene encoding D-alanyl-D-alanine carboxypeptidase/D-alanyl-D-alanine endopeptidase: protein MATNRSGSRRGLIIGLVLVLVVALGAGAYFVFFRSSGEADVANSTSTTSVNPNENGAIDPLVLAKGVQITPVTPGPAAPSAAGVGAALAGPIGALAPAQFNGIIIDAATDTTLLDTNAAAPQIPASTAKLLTGAAVLTSLEPQAVLTTKVVQGSAPGAIVLVGGGDVTLSARKGQETMYPGAASMTDLATQIKAAGITVTKIETDTTRWGSDELAEGWLAADIGDASNPGDITHMSPIMVDGDRIKSGINHSGRTGDPTNAAAKALAVALGNPAIAITTGITADPSAAVLASVTSQPISVLLAQALENSDNILAEALGREVAIKEGAPATFGGAVSAITLKLQQLGLDTAGMVLADASGISNSDRVPPRLLAQVLALAVKSGDTNLRDLVVGIPIAGATGTLSDRFKAGTASEAARGWLRAKTGSLNATYALAGVVPGADGRIFVFAFSVNNVNGETTRPAMDAVAATLRGCGCA from the coding sequence TTGGCCACCAACCGCTCTGGTTCGCGTCGAGGTCTGATAATTGGGCTGGTATTAGTACTTGTCGTCGCACTCGGCGCCGGGGCGTACTTCGTCTTCTTCAGATCCAGCGGCGAAGCCGATGTGGCCAATAGCACGTCGACGACGTCGGTCAACCCCAACGAAAACGGCGCGATCGATCCCCTCGTCCTTGCCAAAGGCGTCCAAATTACGCCGGTGACGCCTGGCCCGGCCGCTCCCTCGGCCGCGGGGGTCGGGGCAGCTCTCGCGGGTCCGATTGGCGCGTTGGCCCCGGCGCAGTTCAACGGGATCATCATCGACGCTGCGACCGACACCACATTGCTTGACACCAACGCTGCGGCCCCGCAGATCCCGGCGTCGACGGCGAAGCTGCTGACCGGCGCTGCTGTCCTGACCAGCCTGGAACCGCAAGCGGTGCTCACCACCAAGGTGGTCCAGGGGTCCGCGCCCGGAGCCATCGTCCTTGTCGGCGGCGGCGACGTCACCCTCTCCGCCCGCAAGGGTCAGGAAACGATGTACCCGGGAGCTGCTTCCATGACGGACTTGGCGACGCAGATCAAGGCCGCCGGGATAACCGTCACCAAGATCGAGACCGACACCACCCGTTGGGGCAGTGACGAATTGGCCGAGGGCTGGCTCGCAGCTGACATCGGTGACGCCAGCAACCCCGGCGATATCACTCACATGTCGCCGATCATGGTGGACGGCGACCGCATTAAATCTGGGATCAACCACTCCGGACGCACCGGCGACCCCACTAACGCGGCCGCCAAAGCACTGGCAGTGGCTTTGGGTAACCCCGCCATCGCGATCACTACCGGAATCACTGCCGACCCCAGCGCCGCAGTTCTGGCCTCCGTTACCTCCCAACCGATCTCGGTGCTGCTGGCCCAAGCGCTGGAGAACTCGGACAACATCCTGGCTGAAGCGTTGGGCCGCGAAGTAGCCATTAAGGAAGGGGCGCCCGCGACCTTCGGCGGCGCAGTGTCCGCAATTACCCTGAAGCTGCAGCAGTTGGGGCTCGACACCGCCGGGATGGTGCTGGCCGATGCCTCCGGTATTTCCAACTCCGATCGGGTGCCACCGCGCTTGCTGGCCCAGGTGTTGGCCTTGGCCGTGAAGTCTGGCGACACCAATTTGCGCGACCTCGTGGTCGGAATTCCCATCGCCGGCGCCACGGGCACCCTGTCCGACCGGTTCAAAGCTGGAACGGCCAGCGAAGCTGCTCGCGGCTGGCTCCGCGCAAAGACCGGTTCGTTGAACGCGACGTACGCGCTCGCTGGCGTGGTCCCCGGCGCCGACGGACGGATTTTCGTCTTTGCCTTCAGCGTCAACAACGTCAACGGCGAGACCACCCGGCCGGCGATGGATGCCGTCGCCGCAACCCTGCGCGGATGTGGCTGTGCCTGA
- a CDS encoding inorganic diphosphatase, protein MDFDVTIEIPKGSRNKYEVDHASGRIRLDRTLFTATQYPADYGFIDDTLGQDGDPLDALVLLAEPTFPGCLVRARAIGMFRMTDEAGPDDKVLCVSANDPRVAHLQDIGDVNSFERLEIEHFFTVYKDLEPGKSVEGATWVGRGDAETEIRISYNREVKRLAAAAENGEAAH, encoded by the coding sequence GTGGACTTTGACGTCACCATCGAAATCCCGAAGGGCAGCCGTAACAAGTACGAGGTCGACCACGCATCCGGTCGGATCCGCCTTGATCGCACCCTGTTCACGGCCACGCAATACCCCGCCGACTACGGATTCATCGACGACACACTCGGCCAGGACGGCGACCCGCTCGACGCGTTGGTGCTCCTCGCAGAACCGACGTTCCCCGGCTGCCTGGTGCGCGCCCGCGCCATCGGCATGTTCCGAATGACGGACGAGGCTGGGCCCGACGACAAAGTGCTGTGCGTGTCCGCGAACGACCCGCGTGTGGCGCACCTGCAGGACATCGGAGATGTCAACAGCTTCGAGCGTCTGGAGATCGAGCATTTCTTCACTGTGTACAAAGATTTGGAGCCCGGCAAGTCTGTCGAAGGCGCGACCTGGGTGGGTCGCGGCGACGCCGAGACAGAGATCCGGATCAGCTACAACCGCGAGGTCAAGCGGCTCGCGGCTGCCGCCGAGAACGGCGAAGCCGCTCACTAA
- a CDS encoding threonine/serine ThrE exporter family protein gives MNFTVEGATGDPSGPEAKSVVIRESLLSVGAALIASGRSVYETEDEVRRLGAAYGAPGTRVSATPTGLLVSVGSNRSVGFEAAGPGLRFDQADAVARIVRDGLRGTLLPEAAIRKVQTAREAPSRVPQWLGYAALLPIAAGISLIVQPGWPNLLAALAGAVVSGGLMKLASKSALIQTLLPVLAAFAVSSLTFLAADHGLLEGPLRTLLAPLAVLLPGALLVTGMSELAAGAMVAGAARLTFGIVQLLLLALGIVAGAKLAFRGSTAGVGQFSDVQLHELGWWAPWLGLLLVGAGVYYNVSAPTGALPWIWLLLLVAFGGQMLGQAWSGAAAGGLIGAVFAAVGAAVIQRIPAGPPQIVVFLPAFWLLVPGSLGLLSTTALATDAESGFGAAISAVGVVTCIALGVLVGSGVGRALIRTFDRRWPRNTKTPSGC, from the coding sequence ATGAATTTCACCGTCGAAGGCGCGACTGGCGACCCTTCGGGGCCGGAAGCAAAGTCCGTCGTCATCCGCGAAAGTCTGCTGAGCGTCGGCGCCGCGCTGATCGCCAGCGGCCGTTCGGTCTACGAAACCGAGGACGAGGTGCGCAGGCTTGGCGCCGCTTACGGAGCGCCAGGGACTCGGGTGTCAGCCACTCCCACCGGCCTGTTGGTCAGTGTGGGAAGTAACCGATCGGTGGGCTTTGAAGCCGCTGGCCCCGGCCTGAGATTCGATCAAGCTGACGCGGTGGCGCGGATAGTGCGCGACGGACTGCGGGGCACCTTGCTACCGGAAGCTGCCATCCGAAAAGTACAAACGGCCCGCGAGGCCCCATCACGGGTGCCGCAATGGCTCGGCTACGCCGCGCTGCTGCCGATTGCCGCGGGCATTTCGCTGATCGTCCAGCCGGGATGGCCGAATCTGTTGGCCGCTCTCGCGGGGGCCGTGGTCAGCGGGGGCTTGATGAAGCTGGCGAGCAAATCGGCACTGATCCAGACGCTGCTGCCTGTCCTTGCCGCTTTCGCTGTCTCATCGCTGACTTTCCTGGCCGCGGATCACGGTCTGCTGGAAGGCCCGCTGCGCACCCTGTTAGCTCCGCTGGCCGTGCTGCTACCCGGCGCACTCCTTGTCACGGGGATGTCCGAACTTGCCGCCGGCGCGATGGTCGCTGGCGCCGCCCGCCTGACCTTTGGAATCGTGCAATTACTGTTGCTCGCTTTGGGGATCGTGGCGGGCGCGAAACTCGCCTTTCGCGGGTCCACGGCGGGTGTCGGGCAATTTTCCGACGTCCAGCTTCACGAACTTGGCTGGTGGGCGCCCTGGTTGGGGCTGTTGCTTGTCGGCGCCGGGGTTTATTACAACGTGAGTGCGCCGACCGGAGCGTTGCCCTGGATCTGGCTATTGCTACTGGTGGCCTTCGGCGGCCAGATGCTCGGACAGGCTTGGTCGGGGGCAGCTGCAGGCGGCCTGATCGGGGCCGTCTTCGCTGCCGTGGGCGCTGCGGTCATCCAGCGAATTCCCGCTGGGCCCCCACAGATCGTGGTGTTTCTCCCCGCGTTCTGGTTGCTCGTCCCCGGCAGCCTCGGGCTGCTCAGCACTACCGCACTAGCAACCGATGCCGAAAGCGGCTTCGGCGCCGCAATTTCGGCGGTGGGAGTGGTGACCTGCATCGCGCTCGGGGTTCTGGTGGGGTCCGGCGTGGGACGTGCGCTGATCCGCACCTTCGACCGCCGTTGGCCCCGGAATACTAAAACGCCGAGTGGTTGCTGA
- a CDS encoding DUF2516 family protein has translation MESVNIVLWVTYWTLQILGIGGGLLGAFAIIDALRHRADAYVAADKQTKIVWIGITALCALMLISAPLLGFPLPPNLLWLAAIIGAIVYVVDVRPRLKDAQRGTRW, from the coding sequence GTGGAATCTGTAAACATCGTGCTGTGGGTGACGTACTGGACCCTCCAGATCTTGGGCATCGGCGGAGGTCTGCTTGGCGCGTTCGCCATCATTGACGCACTGCGACACCGGGCCGATGCCTACGTGGCTGCGGACAAGCAAACCAAAATCGTCTGGATCGGCATTACGGCGCTGTGCGCTCTGATGTTGATCTCCGCTCCACTACTGGGGTTCCCGCTGCCGCCAAACCTTCTCTGGCTGGCCGCCATCATCGGCGCCATCGTGTACGTGGTTGATGTTCGCCCCCGTCTCAAAGATGCGCAGCGCGGCACCCGCTGGTAG
- a CDS encoding helix-turn-helix domain-containing protein, with protein sequence MELGPVLNPVRDLGEFIRDQRTTAQISLRQLAAKAGVSNPYLSQVERGLRKPSADILAQIAHGLQISVESLLTKAGILEHGDDVPDVITAVNADPLLTERQKSSLLEIYRAFRREALLAAPATPTAVEPESAASATHITATTN encoded by the coding sequence ATGGAGCTAGGACCGGTGTTGAACCCCGTACGGGACCTCGGTGAATTTATCCGGGATCAACGGACGACGGCCCAGATCTCGCTGCGCCAGCTCGCTGCCAAAGCGGGCGTCAGTAATCCTTACCTCAGCCAAGTGGAACGCGGACTGCGCAAACCCAGCGCCGACATCCTGGCCCAAATTGCCCACGGGCTGCAGATTTCTGTCGAAAGCCTGCTGACCAAAGCAGGGATTCTGGAGCACGGAGACGACGTCCCCGACGTCATCACCGCGGTCAACGCGGATCCACTCCTGACGGAACGTCAGAAGTCTTCACTATTGGAGATCTACCGAGCCTTTCGCCGGGAAGCCTTGCTCGCTGCCCCAGCTACACCCACCGCTGTCGAGCCCGAAAGCGCCGCCAGTGCAACGCATATCACCGCAACAACGAACTAA
- a CDS encoding uridine kinase → MKFVPMSPQALARRLARWIDHLDGRRLRVGFDGFAEAGSTALAEQVAVELTALQRPSVVVSTDWWWRPAALRLEYGRQDQESRLSGWVDTGSLTREVVDPLGPAGSGRHLTKLRDAGSDRAIRQAYQQAPSNSVLLLAGEMLLGHGFAFDAVVRLGVSAGAVRRALPEVRHWELAAFDTYRELHWLGPEKPGNLVVLSYDHPATPAVHGLDLR, encoded by the coding sequence GTGAAGTTCGTTCCCATGTCCCCGCAGGCGCTCGCCAGAAGGTTGGCCCGCTGGATCGACCACCTTGATGGCCGCCGCCTGCGAGTGGGATTCGACGGCTTTGCGGAGGCCGGGTCCACTGCGTTGGCCGAGCAGGTTGCGGTTGAACTGACTGCGCTGCAACGGCCTTCGGTTGTCGTGTCCACCGATTGGTGGTGGCGCCCGGCGGCACTTCGTCTCGAATACGGCAGGCAGGATCAGGAATCGCGGTTATCTGGGTGGGTCGACACCGGCTCGTTGACCCGTGAAGTAGTGGACCCCCTTGGACCTGCGGGCAGTGGTCGTCATCTGACGAAGTTGCGAGATGCGGGATCCGACCGTGCCATCCGTCAGGCCTACCAGCAGGCGCCCTCGAATTCGGTGCTGCTATTAGCGGGAGAAATGTTACTGGGTCACGGTTTTGCCTTTGACGCGGTGGTCAGGCTCGGAGTTTCTGCCGGTGCGGTGCGCCGGGCGCTCCCCGAGGTACGTCATTGGGAATTGGCTGCCTTCGACACCTACCGCGAGCTGCATTGGCTGGGCCCTGAGAAGCCCGGCAATCTGGTGGTGCTTTCCTACGACCATCCAGCAACGCCGGCCGTTCACGGGCTGGACCTGCGTTAG
- a CDS encoding DUF445 domain-containing protein, translating into MSILNPAGLMGTDSPADLERMRALKRMKLVATSLLAVMAVIFVIAWEFQGDFPWLGYVRASAEAGMVGALADWFAVTALFRHPLGLKIPHTAIIPEKKESLGSSLSEFVADNFLNETVVRDKLSRLSLSHRVGSWLARPAGAERVTAEISHAISGLANILHDDQISEMLASTAKRRIEQIQVAPALGKIAGGVFERGDHHDVVNLLIERIHTWVLNHEDLVSGAVTKQAPSWTPRFVDSLVSEKLFREVEKYVRGVRDDPDHKIRIALDDFLTELAHDLQHDPVTMARAEEVKNQIAANPQIQGLVNSIWTSVKATILDATGDPDSVLRRKAADGIAQLGEKLMQDRAFASKIDSWIQDAAGYLANRYSREVAGIIDETVANWDGEATSKKIELLVGRDLQFIRINGTVVGALAGLAIYTVAHNFLG; encoded by the coding sequence ATGAGCATCTTGAATCCCGCCGGGCTGATGGGCACTGATAGCCCGGCGGACCTGGAACGCATGCGCGCCCTCAAGCGGATGAAGCTGGTAGCCACCTCGTTATTGGCGGTGATGGCCGTCATATTCGTCATTGCGTGGGAGTTTCAAGGCGACTTCCCCTGGCTCGGCTATGTTCGCGCCAGCGCCGAGGCGGGGATGGTGGGCGCACTCGCGGACTGGTTTGCAGTGACGGCGCTGTTCCGGCACCCGTTGGGCCTCAAAATCCCGCACACCGCGATCATCCCGGAAAAGAAGGAAAGCTTGGGTAGCTCACTCAGTGAGTTCGTGGCGGACAACTTCCTCAACGAAACAGTGGTGCGGGACAAGCTTTCTCGGCTTTCCCTCTCGCATCGCGTGGGAAGCTGGCTGGCCCGACCGGCTGGCGCAGAACGCGTGACGGCCGAGATCTCCCACGCCATCAGTGGTCTGGCAAATATCCTGCACGACGACCAAATCTCGGAGATGTTGGCCAGTACTGCGAAACGCCGGATCGAGCAGATCCAGGTAGCGCCCGCCCTGGGCAAGATCGCCGGTGGCGTTTTCGAACGCGGCGATCACCACGACGTGGTGAACCTGCTCATCGAACGTATCCACACTTGGGTGCTCAATCACGAAGACTTGGTTTCGGGGGCCGTGACCAAACAGGCGCCGTCGTGGACTCCGCGCTTTGTCGACTCGCTCGTCAGCGAAAAGCTGTTCCGCGAGGTGGAGAAGTATGTTCGGGGTGTTCGGGACGACCCTGACCACAAAATTAGAATCGCCTTGGACGATTTCCTCACCGAACTTGCGCACGATCTGCAGCACGACCCGGTGACGATGGCCCGAGCGGAAGAGGTCAAGAATCAAATCGCGGCCAACCCGCAGATTCAGGGATTGGTCAATTCCATCTGGACCTCCGTGAAAGCGACAATCCTTGATGCGACCGGCGACCCCGACTCGGTGCTGCGCCGCAAGGCCGCCGACGGCATCGCCCAGTTGGGTGAAAAGCTGATGCAGGACAGGGCTTTCGCGTCCAAGATCGATAGTTGGATCCAGGATGCCGCGGGCTATCTCGCCAACAGGTACTCACGCGAAGTGGCCGGGATAATCGACGAGACCGTGGCCAACTGGGATGGTGAAGCAACCAGCAAGAAGATTGAGCTGCTGGTGGGCCGGGATCTGCAATTCATCCGGATCAACGGCACGGTTGTCGGTGCGTTGGCAGGCCTGGCGATCTACACCGTGGCACACAATTTTCTTGGCTGA
- a CDS encoding pyridoxal phosphate-dependent aminotransferase: MSRARTPLVPRLQPYTSTIFAQMSALATATGSINLGQGFPDSDGPAAMLAVAERAVAGGVNQYPPGPGSLELREAIAFARKRDHGQVFDPQDEILVTVGATEAVAAAVIALCEAGDEVLTLDPSYDSYAAVIAMAGARHTSVPLRDDGAGRFAVDVNEFAAAVTDRTRLVILNTPHNPTGTVLTIEELAGIAKIAVDRDLIVLTDEVYEYLVFGDAAHTPLGTLPGMAERTLTVSSGGKSFNTTGWKIGWVCGPADLVAAVRAVKQFLTYSAGAPFQPAISYALRSESAWVATLRSGLERKRDRLCAGLAAAGFTVSVPQGGYFALADIRPLGEVDGMAFCLALPGRVGVVAVPAEVFTRQPEKWKHVVRFAFCKSDETIDEACSRLSRL, translated from the coding sequence ATGTCCCGCGCGCGCACTCCACTCGTTCCCCGGCTGCAGCCCTACACCTCCACGATCTTTGCGCAGATGTCCGCACTGGCCACGGCGACCGGGTCCATCAACCTCGGGCAGGGATTTCCGGATTCCGATGGGCCAGCCGCGATGTTGGCGGTGGCCGAGCGCGCCGTCGCGGGCGGTGTCAACCAGTACCCGCCGGGGCCGGGATCTCTAGAATTGCGGGAGGCCATCGCCTTCGCCCGAAAACGTGATCATGGCCAGGTTTTCGACCCTCAGGACGAGATCTTGGTGACTGTGGGCGCGACCGAGGCGGTAGCAGCTGCCGTCATCGCGTTATGCGAAGCAGGTGACGAGGTGCTGACGCTGGACCCCAGTTACGACTCCTACGCCGCCGTGATCGCGATGGCCGGTGCCCGCCACACCTCGGTGCCACTGCGCGATGACGGCGCCGGACGCTTCGCGGTGGACGTCAACGAGTTCGCAGCGGCGGTGACGGACCGAACGCGGCTCGTTATTCTCAACACCCCGCATAACCCCACTGGCACTGTGCTCACGATTGAGGAACTAGCGGGAATCGCCAAAATAGCAGTCGACCGCGACCTCATCGTGCTGACCGACGAGGTCTACGAGTACCTGGTGTTTGGCGACGCCGCGCACACCCCGCTCGGCACGCTGCCGGGGATGGCGGAACGCACACTGACGGTCTCCAGCGGCGGAAAGTCGTTCAACACCACGGGGTGGAAGATCGGCTGGGTGTGCGGGCCCGCCGACTTGGTGGCGGCCGTTCGCGCGGTCAAACAATTCCTCACCTACTCCGCTGGCGCGCCCTTTCAGCCAGCTATCTCCTATGCGCTCCGGTCGGAATCCGCATGGGTGGCGACGCTGCGGTCCGGCCTGGAAAGAAAGCGAGATCGTTTATGTGCGGGCCTGGCTGCGGCTGGTTTCACCGTGTCTGTTCCGCAGGGTGGGTACTTTGCACTGGCTGACATTCGCCCTTTGGGCGAGGTGGATGGCATGGCATTCTGTCTGGCGCTGCCGGGGCGCGTGGGCGTAGTGGCCGTTCCCGCGGAAGTATTCACCAGGCAGCCAGAGAAGTGGAAACACGTGGTTCGGTTCGCATTTTGCAAATCCGACGAGACCATTGATGAGGCTTGCTCGCGGCTCTCGCGTTTGTAG